The Solidesulfovibrio sp. sequence GTCGGGGGTGCGGCAGGCGAAGGTGTCGTAGCCGGCGCCGAGGATGACGTACTGGCCAAGGCCCCGGGCGCGAGCCCGGGCCCAGGCGTCCTCGGCGAAGCGGCTGCGCACGGCGACCGAGGCCCGCAGGCCGCGCAGGGGGCCGGCGTCGAACCGGGTCGGATCGTTTCGGATGGCGGCCTCGCGCCCCGGCCCGACCATGGCCAGGGCCAGCGGATCGACGAACACCGGCGGATCGTCGAGCAACTGGTGGGCGGCGCGCAGCGTGGCCACGCCCAAGGCCGTGCCCGTGGGGCCGGCCGCAGTCGGGCCGTTGCCGGCAGCGACCGGGAGCGCGTCCGACTTCCCGGCGGCGTCCCGGCCGGCGTCCGGACCGGACTCCCGGCCGGCGGCGGCCAGGGCCGCGTCGAGCCAGTCCAGGGAGGCCGGGCTGAACCCGGCCGACTCCCGCAGGCGTTCCTCGCGCCGGACCATGCCCCGCAGCTTGACGGCAAGCACCGGATCGCCGCCGCTGGCTTCCCGGGCCATTTCCCGCACGAGCCCGGCCAGCTCCCGGCCCTCGGGCGCATCCGGCGCGACCCCGGCGGCCAGGGCCGCCTCGACGCGCGCCGCCACCTCGCGCCAGCCCCGCCGGCCGCCGGCCCGGCGCAGCCGCGCCAACTCGTCCTCGGTCAGGTAGCCGCGCAGCACATGCATCATGCCCAGAGCCTCCAGCCAATCCTCCATGCCCGTGGCCTCGTGGCGCTCCATGCGCGCCAGGATGCGGGCCATGCGCTCGCGAAGGGTCAGCGCCCGGCTGGCGGCCTCGTCCAGGGCCGCCATCTGCCGGGCCAGGATGCCCGGCAGGGCCGCCTGGCCCAACTCCAGGGCGCGGCGGATCTCGTCCAGGGAACAGCCGAAGGATTTGAGCGTCAAAATGGTGTGCAGCCGCATGACGTCGGCCTGGCCGTAGAGCCGGTAGCCGCCCTCGGAGCGCTCGCCGGGGCGAAGCAGCCCCAGAGCGTCGTAATGGTGCAGGGCGCGCACGCTTATTCCCGCGCGTTTGGCGAGTTCGCCGATACGAAGCGACATGATTCGGCCCTCCTTTCGGGCCACCCTAAACCCTGACGCAACGTCAGACTCAAGCAGAATAATCATCCCCGGGCGGGAAGACAATTTTGTGGTCCGCCCCTTCGGAAACGTCCGAAAGGTGACGCCCGAGCGCCCCGGCTTTCCCTGGGAAACGGCGGCGGCGACGGCAGGCAGCGCCAGGCGCGATGGTCGGTGGGGCAGGAAAAAGGACACGACCACGAGAAGGACGGGACGGCGCGCCCCGTCAGGGGGCCGGAAGGGGACGGCCCCTTCCGGTCGGGCGGCGGCCCGTCAGATGGCCCCGCTGAAGCGGGCGAAACTCATGCATTCGAAACGGTTGACAAAAGGACAGGGCTCCTTGGCGAACCACTTTCTTTTCGGACACCAGTAGGCATTCTTGAAGGGTTCGTTGCACCCAAAGGACGTGGTGGCCTTGCGGGTGAACGAACCGATGCGCATCCTGCCGTCCGAGTGGCCCAAGCGGATAACGGCCATGGTCGTCACCTCCGTTTCCAAGGTCAATGCATAAGCCGGGCCAAGGGAAAACGGCCTTTTTTGCCACTATGTTGCCATCAAAACCACCGGCCCGGCCCTTTCACCCCCGGCCCCGCCCCTGGCGCGACAGCGGGATTTGATCTATCACCCCGGCCAAGCCACGCGCCGGACGCCCCGCGACCGGCAAAGGAGGACGCCTTGGGACTTTTGGCAGCAAGCGGCGGGTTCACCCGCTACCGGATCGTGGGGGAGGTCAAGCCGGACATCCTGCGCGAAACACCGGATCGCCTGAAAAAATACGCGTTTAACGACATCGACAGCACGGCCGACGAACGTTCCTTCGGCTGGGTGGCCTTCGAGGACTACCTGGACGCCGAGTGGCGCGGCGCGCCGCCGGAAAAAGGCCACTACCTGGCCTTCTCCCTGCGCCTGGACACCCGGCGCGTCTCGCCGGCGGTCTTTAAAAAATACCTGCGCCTGGCCATCGACCAGGAGAAGGAACACAACCAGGCCTCGGGCAAGAATTTCATCTCCAAGGACCGCAAGAAAGAGATCGCCGAGCGCGTCAAGCTTTCGCTGATGTCCCGGGCCCTGCCCATCCCGGCCGTGTTCGAGGCCGTGTGGAACACCCTGGACCAGGTCATCTGGCTGGCCTCCACCAACGGCAAGGTGCAAACGCTGTTCGAGGACCTCTTTACCATGACCTTCGAGCTGCACCTGGAGCCGCAGACCCCGGCCTTTCTGGCCGAACGCATCCTCGGCGTGGAACGCGCCCTGGCCCTGGAGCACGTGGAGCCCAGCCAGTTCGCCGGGTAAGGCGGGGGAAAGACGAAAAGAATGCCTCCGGCGGCCAGGAGGGGCCTTAGGCCCCTCCTGGACCACCCCATAAGGGGGAAGCGTGGGGCCTGGTTACGTTACGACACGCGGGAGATGGTGATGGATATCAATATGGCGGAAGCCAAGAATCCGGTGCTGGGTCAGGACTTTTTGACCTGGCTCTGGTTCAAGAGCGAAAAAAGCGGCTGGCTGTTCAAGCTGCCCGACGGCGGCGAAGTCAATGTTTACCTGGAGCAGAAGATCTCGGTGCGCGGCGGCGAGGGCGACGACGCCGAGACGGCCACCGTGTCCGGGCCGCACGCCCAGTTCGCCGAAGCGCGTTTGGGGGTCAAAAGCGGCAAGCGCGTGGACCGAGCACTCATTCGCTTCGAGCAGGACGGCGAGACCTGGACCGTCACGGTCAAGGCCGACGATTTCACCTTAAACGCCCTGCGCACGCCCAAGATGGAAACGCGTAGCGAGGAAGGCGAGGACCCCGACGCCAAGGTCCTGGAGAAGCTCTACCTGATCGAGAAATGCGCCGGCTTTTTCGACGCCCTGTATACCCAGTTCCTCAACGCCCGCCTGGGCCAGGCCTGGCAGGGCGAACTGTCCGATTTCGCCGAATGGCTCAAGGAAGGCGTCTAGGCGCTACTTCGAGGTCATGACACAAACCCCGACCCAGGTTTCGGGCGGGTTTTCCAGCAGGCGGCGGCAGCGTTTCTCATAGGACGCGGCCGCCGCATCGTTTGCGGCCAGGGCCGCAAACCCCGCCAAGGCCTTGGCGAAATCCCCGGCCGCAAAGGCATCCAAGGCCGCGGCGAAGGCGGCGTGGGCCTCGGCCAGGCCGGCCGCCGCCTCGGGCCACAGCGGCTCGTAAACCTCCACCGGCTCGCCCCGGCCGACCACCGCCACCCAGGCGATGCGCCGGGCGGCGAGTTCCTCCCCCACGGCCGCCCGGGTGGCCGCCGACATCATGGTGAAGGTGCCGAACTGCTTGTTGACGCCCTCCAAGCGCGAGGCCAGGTTCACGGCGTCGCCGAGCATGGTGTAGTCGAAGCGCGAATCCGAGCCCATGTTGCCCACCACGGCCTGGCCGGTGTTGAGCCCCACGCGCATGGAAAGGTCGTGGCCGGAGAGCTCCCGAAAAAGGGGCCGCAACTCGGTGAGCCTGTCCTGGCAGCGAAGCGCCGCGCGCACGGCCCGCACGGCGTGGTCGGGCTGGTCCAGGGGAGCGTTCCAGAAGGCGATGATGGCGTCGCCCTCGTATTTGTCGATGGTGCCGCCCTCTTCCAGGATGATGTTGGTCATGGCCGTGAGGTACTTGTTTAAAAGCGCGGTCAGCTCCTGGGGCGAAAGCCCTTCGGAGATGCCGGTAAAACCCTGGAGGTCGGAAAAAAAGATGGTCAGCTCGCGCAGTTCGCCGCCAAGGGTCATGCGCTCGGGATGGGCGATCAGCGCCTCGATGACGTCCGGGCTCAGGTATTGGCGAAAGGCCGACTTGATGAAGCGCTTCTGCCGGCCTTCCGTGGCGTAGCCGATGAGCACGGCCACGCCGAGGCCCCCGGCCACGGCCGCCTGCGGCAGGGCCAGCGGCAGCCACCAGCCCAGGACGTAGCCTCCGATTGCCAGCCCCAGCGGCAGCGGCAAAAAGACCGCCATGGCCGCCGCCGAGGCCGCCGCCCCCGGGGCCACCGATACGGCCAGCGCCCCGGCCAGGGAAACGAGCCCGGCCAGGAACCAGCCCGACCAGTGGGGCACAACCCGCAGGAAATCGCCGGTAAGCAGGCTTTGCAAGGCCTGGGCGTGGATCTCCACCCCGGACGTCACCCCGGCCACGGGCGACGGGCGCAGGTCGAGCAGCCCCGGCGCGGAAAACCCGAACAGCACGTAGCGGCCCTTCAACTCGGCCGGGTCGATGGAAGGCGTCCCCCCTTCGCGCAGGGCCAATTCGCTCTGGATGACCGCCGCCGCCGACACGGCCATGAAATCCGCCGAGCGCCGCCAGCGGGGAATGGCCAGCCCCGCCTCGTCCAAGGGGACGTTCACCGGCCCCAGGCGCAGCGTCCGGCCGGTTATGGACGCGTGCATGCCCGGCTCGGCCAGCAGCCTGGCGGCCAGGGCCAGGGACGGCACGGCCCGGCCGGCGAAGACGCCGAACAGCCCGACCTTGCGGTAGACGCCGTCGAACTGCGGCTCCTGGCTGACGTTGCCGAGAATGGCCGCCCCGGCCGCCACCTCGGGTACGGGAAAGGCCGCCCTGGGAAAGACCGGGGCCTCGGCCGGGTCCGTGCCGGCAAGCCAAGCGTCGAGCCCTTGGATCGACAGGGGATCGGCCGGCATGTCCGCCGGCCAGGCCATGGCCTGGCCCGACTCCTTGCCCAGGAAAACCGGCAGCGCGAACCGGCCGAGCGCCTGGCCGGCCGTGGCCAGGGCCTTGTCGTCGGCCACGCCGTAGGCCGAGGGCTCGGTGTAGAGCACGTCGAAGGCCACGGCCTTGGCCCCGGCCCGGCGGCAGAAATCGAGGATCACGCCGTAGACCTCGCGAGGCCAGGGCCAGGACAGGCCGTTTTCCCTGGCGCCCCAATCCAGGCTCGGCTGGTCGAGGAGGATCAGGCGCACGGCGTCCACCGGCGGCCCCTTGGGCGCGAGCAGCCTGGCCCGCCAATCGAAGGTCCGGGCCTCGAAGGAGATGATGATGCCGGCCAGCGACAGCAGCCAGGCCAGGAAAAGACCGGCCAACCCGGCGATGAGGCCATGGACGAGGCGCTTGCGGGTGATGCCTCCGGCGGCCAGGAGGGGCGCCGCCCCTCCTGGACCTCCCCGCCGGGGGGGATCATCCCCCCCGGACCCCCTGGAAGGGGGGGGTGAACTTGCACACATACTTTTCCCCTTCGCCCGAAGGGCGACGGCCCTTGTCTGGCGCGATTGCCCCGGCCTCGCTCGGCGAGGCC is a genomic window containing:
- a CDS encoding MerR family transcriptional regulator, with the translated sequence MSLRIGELAKRAGISVRALHHYDALGLLRPGERSEGGYRLYGQADVMRLHTILTLKSFGCSLDEIRRALELGQAALPGILARQMAALDEAASRALTLRERMARILARMERHEATGMEDWLEALGMMHVLRGYLTEDELARLRRAGGRRGWREVAARVEAALAAGVAPDAPEGRELAGLVREMAREASGGDPVLAVKLRGMVRREERLRESAGFSPASLDWLDAALAAAGRESGPDAGRDAAGKSDALPVAAGNGPTAAGPTGTALGVATLRAAHQLLDDPPVFVDPLALAMVGPGREAAIRNDPTRFDAGPLRGLRASVAVRSRFAEDAWARARARGLGQYVILGAGYDTFACRTPDRESRLFEVDHPATQARKRARLAEAGLQAPPTCAFVAVDFSVDSLAEALAAAGFAREEPAFFSWLGVTMYLPEATVYATVAGLSALAPGTELVFDYPVSPELLSPAERGGREAVMARAAKKGEPWRSAFEPATLAGRLAALGFSIVEDLGGPELSARYLAGRRDGLRKSGVTRLARVRRASRAG
- a CDS encoding adenylate/guanylate cyclase domain-containing protein translates to MAGLFLAWLLSLAGIIISFEARTFDWRARLLAPKGPPVDAVRLILLDQPSLDWGARENGLSWPWPREVYGVILDFCRRAGAKAVAFDVLYTEPSAYGVADDKALATAGQALGRFALPVFLGKESGQAMAWPADMPADPLSIQGLDAWLAGTDPAEAPVFPRAAFPVPEVAAGAAILGNVSQEPQFDGVYRKVGLFGVFAGRAVPSLALAARLLAEPGMHASITGRTLRLGPVNVPLDEAGLAIPRWRRSADFMAVSAAAVIQSELALREGGTPSIDPAELKGRYVLFGFSAPGLLDLRPSPVAGVTSGVEIHAQALQSLLTGDFLRVVPHWSGWFLAGLVSLAGALAVSVAPGAAASAAAMAVFLPLPLGLAIGGYVLGWWLPLALPQAAVAGGLGVAVLIGYATEGRQKRFIKSAFRQYLSPDVIEALIAHPERMTLGGELRELTIFFSDLQGFTGISEGLSPQELTALLNKYLTAMTNIILEEGGTIDKYEGDAIIAFWNAPLDQPDHAVRAVRAALRCQDRLTELRPLFRELSGHDLSMRVGLNTGQAVVGNMGSDSRFDYTMLGDAVNLASRLEGVNKQFGTFTMMSAATRAAVGEELAARRIAWVAVVGRGEPVEVYEPLWPEAAAGLAEAHAAFAAALDAFAAGDFAKALAGFAALAANDAAAASYEKRCRRLLENPPETWVGVCVMTSK